One Glycocaulis abyssi DNA window includes the following coding sequences:
- the rpsP gene encoding 30S ribosomal protein S16: MAVRIRLARAGAKKRPYYRIVVADSRDPRDGRFIERIGSYNPMLPKDHAERVTFDAEKAAAWIKKGAKPTDRVARFLAAEGLYEWKAGNNPKKAEPGQAAKERAAERAEKEEAKKTAEAEAKAAPAEEVAEEVVEEAAAEEAPAAEEAPAAEEAAAEAPAEEVAAEEAPAEEEKA; this comes from the coding sequence ATGGCCGTTAGAATCCGTCTTGCCCGCGCGGGCGCCAAGAAACGCCCCTACTATCGCATCGTCGTGGCTGACAGCCGCGATCCGCGCGATGGCCGCTTCATCGAGCGTATCGGTTCCTACAACCCGATGCTGCCGAAAGACCATGCCGAGCGCGTGACCTTCGACGCCGAGAAAGCCGCCGCCTGGATCAAGAAAGGCGCCAAGCCGACCGACCGCGTCGCGCGCTTCCTCGCCGCTGAAGGGCTCTATGAGTGGAAAGCGGGCAATAACCCGAAAAAGGCCGAGCCGGGCCAGGCCGCCAAGGAGCGTGCTGCCGAGCGCGCCGAGAAGGAAGAAGCCAAAAAGACCGCTGAAGCCGAAGCCAAGGCCGCGCCTGCTGAAGAAGTAGCTGAGGAAGTGGTCGAAGAAGCCGCTGCTGAAGAAGCACCTGCCGCTGAAGAAGCGCCGGCTGCCGAGGAAGCTGCTGCTGAAGCACCGGCCGAAGAGGTAGCTGCCGAGGAAGCCCCGGCTGAAGAAGAAAAGGCTTAA